One Cryptomeria japonica chromosome 9, Sugi_1.0, whole genome shotgun sequence genomic window carries:
- the LOC131073052 gene encoding ubiquitin carboxyl-terminal hydrolase 27 isoform X2, which yields MPLAAAVSILLEELSVLGAEGRVASPRQVMMALKSHAINFDLARQQDAAEALGHLLSALKEECLQYIQQYMPHHGSLSSVLALCDSEFTNHRDRGEQISLEVWNHYLKRPLDGTIGSVLTCQSCSFQSSTHFEFFHDLPIAPIVGSDGDIMEGCTIDNCLKKFTAPEQIRNYRCSNCSHLAAIEALSLRFEVNKAIIQKIKDCSDDDSCSCEALVAKEGLPWPAAYRNACKQLRLGCCPKDHVLFPIVLNLFPYTVAAQGMKRVSLLHERQMPTMQSQSMLSHIDHFKLQFDTNILSWNPFFAKDSSFYSNSMSGNCVENSLCNTVDQLLQPRESKSLNDERFSMTKSITCRTADSHIQPDDEKRKNSIHCSVTQCGNPNNVCLGSKSMSSLFSDTDGNQPCRGSHSKMQYSPVSHLQTIEDQNGNNNTDGLDNARCIGSRRSLSYGLISVVQHNGNLGSGHYTVYRKVKVGKQLTEAPTLCMTSKTDYEEEATFMDEKENTNSKDSEFARTGNKNMANSDVIWFRISDSHVERVTEKCVLGAYASMLFYERLEDAEY from the exons AGTTGTCTGTGCTCGGAGCAGAGGGAAGAGTGGCCAGTCCCCGACAAGTTATGATGGCATTAAAATCTCATGCAATTAATTTTGATCTTGCAAGGCAACAG GATGCAGCAGAAGCATTGGGACACCTTTTATCTGCACTGAAAGAGGAATGCCTTCAATACATTCAGCAATACATGCCACATCATGGTTCTTTGTCAAGTGTTTTGGCCCTTTGTGATAGTGAGTTTACCAATCACAGAGATAGAGGTGAACAGATTTCTCTGGAGGTTTGGAATCATTACCTTAAGAGGCCCTTGGATGGAACCATTGGAAGCGTATTGACATGTCAAAGCTGCTCATTTCAG TCTTCAACacactttgaattctttcatgactTGCCCATAGCACCCATAGTAGGCAGTGATGGTGACATT ATGGAGGGATGCACGATAGACAATTGTTTGAAAAAATTCACTGCCCCTGAACAGATTAGGAATTATCGATGCAGTAATTGTTCTCATCTCGCTGCAATTGAAGCTCTGTCTTTGAGATTTGAAGTGAATAAG GCTATTATACAGAAGATCAAAGATTGTAGTGATGATGATAGCTGTTCTTGTGAAGCACTTGTTGCCAAAGAAGGATTGCCCTGGCCAGCTGCTTATAGAAATGCTTGCAAACAACTAAGATTAGGTTGCTGTCCAAAG GATCATGTCTTGTTTCCTATAGTTTTAAATTTGTTTCCATACACTGTTGCTGCACAAGGAATGAAGAGGGTATCTTTATTGCATGAAAGACAGATGCCAACAATGCAGAGCCAGTCTATGCTTTCACATATTGATCATTTTAAACTCCAGTTTGATACAAATATATTATCTTGGAATCCTTTCTTTGCTAAGGATTCTAGCTTTTATTCAAATTCCATGTCCGGTAACTGTGTTGAAAACAGTTTATGTAACACTGTTGACCAGTTGCTCCAACCTCGAGAAAGCAAATCTCTCAATGATGAAAGATTTTCAATGACAAAATCTATTACCTGCAGAACTGCTGACAGTCATATACAACCAGatgatgaaaaaagaaaaaattcgATTCATTGTTCCGTTACACAG TGTGGAAACCCCAACAATGTTTGCCTTGGTTCTAAAAGTATGTCATCATTATTTAGCGATACAG ATGGTAACCAACCTTGTAGAGGCTCTCACTCTAAGATGCAATACAGCCCAGTTTCACATTTACAGACCATAGAAGATCAAAATGGGAACAATAATACAGATGGCCTGGACAATGCCAGATGCATAGGAAGTCGAAGGAGCTTGTCCTATGGACTTATTTCTGTTGTGCAGCACAATGGGAATTTGGGAAGTGGACACTATACTGTCTATCGTAAGGTAAAGGTCGGTAAGCAGCTCACAGAAGCACCTACATTGTGCATGACAAGTAAAACAGATTATGAAGAGGAAGCAACATTCATGGATGAGAAAGAGAACACAAACTCCAAAGACAGTGAATTTGCCAGAACTGGTAATAAGAATATGGCTAACTCTGATGTAATTTGGTTCAGAATTTCAGATTCTCATGTAGAGAGAGTGACAGAAAAATGTGTTCTTGGAGCATATGCAAGTATGCTTTTCTATGAAAGGCTTGAAGATGCCGAGTACTAA
- the LOC131073052 gene encoding ubiquitin carboxyl-terminal hydrolase 27 isoform X1, which translates to MPLAAAVSILLEELSVLGAEGRVASPRQVMMALKSHAINFDLARQQDAAEALGHLLSALKEECLQYIQQYMPHHGSLSSVLALCDSEFTNHRDRGEQISLEVWNHYLKRPLDGTIGSVLTCQSCSFQSSTHFEFFHDLPIAPIVGSDGDIMEGCTIDNCLKKFTAPEQIRNYRCSNCSHLAAIEALSLRFEVNKAIIQKIKDCSDDDSCSCEALVAKEGLPWPAAYRNACKQLRLGCCPKVLCIHLQRASINEIGELIKLRDHVLFPIVLNLFPYTVAAQGMKRVSLLHERQMPTMQSQSMLSHIDHFKLQFDTNILSWNPFFAKDSSFYSNSMSGNCVENSLCNTVDQLLQPRESKSLNDERFSMTKSITCRTADSHIQPDDEKRKNSIHCSVTQCGNPNNVCLGSKSMSSLFSDTDGNQPCRGSHSKMQYSPVSHLQTIEDQNGNNNTDGLDNARCIGSRRSLSYGLISVVQHNGNLGSGHYTVYRKVKVGKQLTEAPTLCMTSKTDYEEEATFMDEKENTNSKDSEFARTGNKNMANSDVIWFRISDSHVERVTEKCVLGAYASMLFYERLEDAEY; encoded by the exons AGTTGTCTGTGCTCGGAGCAGAGGGAAGAGTGGCCAGTCCCCGACAAGTTATGATGGCATTAAAATCTCATGCAATTAATTTTGATCTTGCAAGGCAACAG GATGCAGCAGAAGCATTGGGACACCTTTTATCTGCACTGAAAGAGGAATGCCTTCAATACATTCAGCAATACATGCCACATCATGGTTCTTTGTCAAGTGTTTTGGCCCTTTGTGATAGTGAGTTTACCAATCACAGAGATAGAGGTGAACAGATTTCTCTGGAGGTTTGGAATCATTACCTTAAGAGGCCCTTGGATGGAACCATTGGAAGCGTATTGACATGTCAAAGCTGCTCATTTCAG TCTTCAACacactttgaattctttcatgactTGCCCATAGCACCCATAGTAGGCAGTGATGGTGACATT ATGGAGGGATGCACGATAGACAATTGTTTGAAAAAATTCACTGCCCCTGAACAGATTAGGAATTATCGATGCAGTAATTGTTCTCATCTCGCTGCAATTGAAGCTCTGTCTTTGAGATTTGAAGTGAATAAG GCTATTATACAGAAGATCAAAGATTGTAGTGATGATGATAGCTGTTCTTGTGAAGCACTTGTTGCCAAAGAAGGATTGCCCTGGCCAGCTGCTTATAGAAATGCTTGCAAACAACTAAGATTAGGTTGCTGTCCAAAG GTTTTGTGTATTCACTTACAACGTGCTTCTATAAATGAAATTGGCGAGTTAATTAAATTAAGG GATCATGTCTTGTTTCCTATAGTTTTAAATTTGTTTCCATACACTGTTGCTGCACAAGGAATGAAGAGGGTATCTTTATTGCATGAAAGACAGATGCCAACAATGCAGAGCCAGTCTATGCTTTCACATATTGATCATTTTAAACTCCAGTTTGATACAAATATATTATCTTGGAATCCTTTCTTTGCTAAGGATTCTAGCTTTTATTCAAATTCCATGTCCGGTAACTGTGTTGAAAACAGTTTATGTAACACTGTTGACCAGTTGCTCCAACCTCGAGAAAGCAAATCTCTCAATGATGAAAGATTTTCAATGACAAAATCTATTACCTGCAGAACTGCTGACAGTCATATACAACCAGatgatgaaaaaagaaaaaattcgATTCATTGTTCCGTTACACAG TGTGGAAACCCCAACAATGTTTGCCTTGGTTCTAAAAGTATGTCATCATTATTTAGCGATACAG ATGGTAACCAACCTTGTAGAGGCTCTCACTCTAAGATGCAATACAGCCCAGTTTCACATTTACAGACCATAGAAGATCAAAATGGGAACAATAATACAGATGGCCTGGACAATGCCAGATGCATAGGAAGTCGAAGGAGCTTGTCCTATGGACTTATTTCTGTTGTGCAGCACAATGGGAATTTGGGAAGTGGACACTATACTGTCTATCGTAAGGTAAAGGTCGGTAAGCAGCTCACAGAAGCACCTACATTGTGCATGACAAGTAAAACAGATTATGAAGAGGAAGCAACATTCATGGATGAGAAAGAGAACACAAACTCCAAAGACAGTGAATTTGCCAGAACTGGTAATAAGAATATGGCTAACTCTGATGTAATTTGGTTCAGAATTTCAGATTCTCATGTAGAGAGAGTGACAGAAAAATGTGTTCTTGGAGCATATGCAAGTATGCTTTTCTATGAAAGGCTTGAAGATGCCGAGTACTAA
- the LOC131073052 gene encoding ubiquitin carboxyl-terminal hydrolase 27 isoform X3 gives MPLAAAVSILLEELSVLGAEGRVASPRQVMMALKSHAINFDLARQQDAAEALGHLLSALKEECLQYIQQYMPHHGSLSSVLALCDSEFTNHRDRGEQISLEVWNHYLKRPLDGTIGSVLTCQSCSFQSSTHFEFFHDLPIAPIVGSDGDIMEGCTIDNCLKKFTAPEQIRNYRCSNCSHLAAIEALSLRFEVNKAIIQKIKDCSDDDSCSCEALVAKEGLPWPAAYRNACKQLRLGCCPKCGNPNNVCLGSKSMSSLFSDTDGNQPCRGSHSKMQYSPVSHLQTIEDQNGNNNTDGLDNARCIGSRRSLSYGLISVVQHNGNLGSGHYTVYRKVKVGKQLTEAPTLCMTSKTDYEEEATFMDEKENTNSKDSEFARTGNKNMANSDVIWFRISDSHVERVTEKCVLGAYASMLFYERLEDAEY, from the exons AGTTGTCTGTGCTCGGAGCAGAGGGAAGAGTGGCCAGTCCCCGACAAGTTATGATGGCATTAAAATCTCATGCAATTAATTTTGATCTTGCAAGGCAACAG GATGCAGCAGAAGCATTGGGACACCTTTTATCTGCACTGAAAGAGGAATGCCTTCAATACATTCAGCAATACATGCCACATCATGGTTCTTTGTCAAGTGTTTTGGCCCTTTGTGATAGTGAGTTTACCAATCACAGAGATAGAGGTGAACAGATTTCTCTGGAGGTTTGGAATCATTACCTTAAGAGGCCCTTGGATGGAACCATTGGAAGCGTATTGACATGTCAAAGCTGCTCATTTCAG TCTTCAACacactttgaattctttcatgactTGCCCATAGCACCCATAGTAGGCAGTGATGGTGACATT ATGGAGGGATGCACGATAGACAATTGTTTGAAAAAATTCACTGCCCCTGAACAGATTAGGAATTATCGATGCAGTAATTGTTCTCATCTCGCTGCAATTGAAGCTCTGTCTTTGAGATTTGAAGTGAATAAG GCTATTATACAGAAGATCAAAGATTGTAGTGATGATGATAGCTGTTCTTGTGAAGCACTTGTTGCCAAAGAAGGATTGCCCTGGCCAGCTGCTTATAGAAATGCTTGCAAACAACTAAGATTAGGTTGCTGTCCAAAG TGTGGAAACCCCAACAATGTTTGCCTTGGTTCTAAAAGTATGTCATCATTATTTAGCGATACAG ATGGTAACCAACCTTGTAGAGGCTCTCACTCTAAGATGCAATACAGCCCAGTTTCACATTTACAGACCATAGAAGATCAAAATGGGAACAATAATACAGATGGCCTGGACAATGCCAGATGCATAGGAAGTCGAAGGAGCTTGTCCTATGGACTTATTTCTGTTGTGCAGCACAATGGGAATTTGGGAAGTGGACACTATACTGTCTATCGTAAGGTAAAGGTCGGTAAGCAGCTCACAGAAGCACCTACATTGTGCATGACAAGTAAAACAGATTATGAAGAGGAAGCAACATTCATGGATGAGAAAGAGAACACAAACTCCAAAGACAGTGAATTTGCCAGAACTGGTAATAAGAATATGGCTAACTCTGATGTAATTTGGTTCAGAATTTCAGATTCTCATGTAGAGAGAGTGACAGAAAAATGTGTTCTTGGAGCATATGCAAGTATGCTTTTCTATGAAAGGCTTGAAGATGCCGAGTACTAA